In Verrucomicrobiia bacterium, the genomic stretch ACCGCCGGGAGCGCTGGGCGCGTTCGTATCCGGAGCGAACAAGCCATACACTGTCAGCGTCTGCTGGCCACCGACATACACCTTGCTGTTCACCACCGCCGGCACGGTGAACTTGACGGCCGGCCCGGCCTGATCGCGCAGGCCGGCCTGGCTGCTGTTATACAATTCCAGGTTGATGTTGGTGGCGTTGTAGGCGTGGAGAATGGCCGGGCCGCTGCTGCCGTAGGCTTCATTTTGCAGCACCCAAAGAATGGCGTCGTTGGTGCCATTGGCGGAGACGCAGGGCGACGAGCCGCCCGGGTAAAGATACACCTGCGACCCCACCCTTTCGGGGCTGGCTCCCATCTGCGCCCCCGTGATGTGGTAAACCTTGATCACGTCGTCGATGGCGGCGAAGTAGAGCCGGTGGTCGAAGTAGGCGGGCACCCCGTAGAAGCCGCCCGTGTAAAGGGGATGATTGGGCCCCCCCAGAACGTCCGACAAGACTTGGACCGCCCCATCGGGACCAGAGGTGTGATAACGGCCCAAGTTATCCCGATCCAACAGATAAATGCTCCCCTCCTTGCCCGCGCCCACCAGCAGGTGCGGATGCGCAGCGCTGCCCACCTCGTCCGGCAGCAACACCGGTCCGCCGCAACCCAGATCCAAATCATAAGCTGACAATTCGGATTGGTTTGAAGGCGTGTAGTAATCAGCCACGTCCCAGCCGTTCGTGGTGGTCAATTTGACGAAACTATCACCAAAGTTGTTCTGCCCGTTGTCAGCCGAATTGGTGGAAAAGGTTCCATTTCCCGTCATGAAATACACGTTCCCGAGCACGTCCGCCGCCAGCCCTGCTCCGGCCTGCCAGATGGCCCCCTCGTCGCCGTTGGGCGTGGTGTTATAGGCCACGACCTGCTGCAACGTCTGGGCATCATACCCCAGCACCCAGCCATGATAGACACCGAAATCGCCATGTGAGCCAAAGCCAAGATAGACCACGCCGTTCAACCACAGCAGTCCCGGACGATTCAATTGGCGCAATGGAACGAAAGGCACGTGTCCCGCGCCGTCATTCCCGCCTCCCGTTCCCGCCACCACGGCCTCAATGACCGCCGGACCGCCGGCTTTCTCCGTGCCCGTGGCCACGTCCAGCGCGTGCAGGCGATGCACGTAGTTGGTGGTGCCGCCGCTGATTTCCCGGGTTTTGGCGCAGACAAAGATGGTCCCGTTGACGGGATCAATCACCGGCGTGCTGGTGATGCCGACCTCGGGCACCAGATCGACCGGCTCCCCCGTATCCGCCGCCGACACCGTGGTTACGCCCGCCGCGGGGTCGAGAAAGCTCGTATGCCAGAGCGGCGCCGCATTCGCCCCCGTGTTCCCGTCGGCATCGAACGCATAAACACTGTCGTGCTCCGTGGCGACAAAAACCACGTTGTGCACGCCCTTGCCCGGCACGTTGACGTTGGCCAGATACAATGGCTGGGCGTAAACGTAACCATCGACCGCCTGCGCGAACAGTTTGCCAAACGTGTTGGTGTTGACGCTGGCCAGCGTCAGCCCGGTTTCGTTCGGGTTCAGGCCGGTGCGGCCATTGTCATTCCGATACGTCAACAGGTTGACCTGGGCCCGCAGTGGCACCGCCGGCAGCAACAACAACAACGCCAGCGGCCCCAATGTGGTCGGCGCAAACGTGACACCTAGCTGGGCCTTCATGAATGATGGTTTACCAGGCGGCTTTGGCCCGATAGAATTGATGGGAACGCGAACGGCTGTCCAAATCGATGATCTCCACTGGCGCATTGGAACAGGTTACCGTCACCAGTTCCTGCCAGTTCGTCAAATCCGCGCTGGTTTCGATCGTGTAATCCCCGGGCGTGGCCGCCGTCAGCACCAACTGAAAGCCATTGTTTTGGATGTCGTCTTGCGCCGGGGCCGCCAGTGAAATCCAACGGGTGCCCGCCACCGGCGCCTGCATGGCCGCCTGAATTTCAGCACCGCCCAGCGCGCGATTGTAAATGCGCACCTCGTCAATGTCCCCGATCAGATGTTCCCCCCAGATCGAATTCCCGCCCAGCCGCAGGGGCTGGGCCGACGACAGAATGCTGGCGGCCAGCGGCTGCGCCGCCACTTCGGCGCCGTTGACAAACAAACGAAGCTGGCTGCCATCGTAGGTTCCCGCCAGATGCGTCCAGTCGTTCAGCGGGACCGGAGAGCCCCCCACGACGCCCTGCAATCCCGTCTCCAACGTGGTGACGTAAAAGCAGGGGCGGTCTGCCGAATCTGTCTGCAGCATGTAGCTCAGCGTCCCGGACGCTTCCTTGAGCAACACCGTCGCCCAGGTTCCCGGCGCCACAGTCGGCCGCATCCACCCCATCAGCGTCAACTGGTTGGTCGGGCTGAGAGAACTTGAATCATCCACCGTAATCCACCCATTGCCGGCAAACGTAATCGCACTGCCAAACCGGCCGTTCGCCGTCCAGGTCGCATTGCTGAGGGTGCCCACATTGGCATTGCCGGAAAAGTCGTGCACCTGCGTTCCCGTCCCTTCGTCAAAACCGTAGGCCGCCACCAAATGATCCGTCGGGGCCGCCGGGAGGGAATTGCTGACCATCACGGTGACCCTGTTCGTCGCCAGGTTGCCCGCGGTGTCGCGGGCAATGGCCTGCAGCCGGTGCAGGCCATTGGTGGCATAGGCGGTGTCCCAAACATTGGTGTAGGGCGGCAGGCTTTGTTCCATGCCCAAGCTGGTTCCGTCCACCTTGAAGCGCACCCCGGCCACGGCAACATTGTCCGACGCAACGGCGGCCACCGTGATCGCCCCGGTCACCGTTGCCTGGTCCACTGGCGCCGTCAACCTCACCCGCGGTGGCTGGGCTTCCGGCGGCTGCGTCTCCAGCACCAGCACCCAGTCACCATCTCCGCCGCTGTTGGTCGCCGGCGGGGTAAAGGTGACGAGGCCGGTGTTGATAAAGGGCGATCCCGCAATGCCCAGATAGGTTCCTTGGGTGGCATCAAACCAGCGGGCCGTGACCGGTCCGCTCATCTGCGTCAAATCCACCGTGATCGGGCGCGGCGTGGGCAAATAGCAGATGCCCAACGTGCCGTCGGGGGTTTTCGCAGCGGTCGCGTAATCATTTGCACTGACCAGCCCTGCCGTGGCAAAGGTGCCGTAGCCGTCGGTAACCAACGCATGGCTCTGGTCGGGCACCAAAT encodes the following:
- a CDS encoding LamG-like jellyroll fold domain-containing protein, with the protein product EAYFAHVDNILRMAATNGLQIMLDALETGDWMDAARANGTDGCRRFGQYLGERYKDFPNLIWITGNDFQTWRTPADDAVATAVTLGILDRDTNHLQTTELDYFVSQSLDDPNWWPIVSLNSTYTYYPSYAETLEAYNQTNFVPVYFLEAHYEYEDVGGELGTPNVLRRQEYWSLLSGANGGHMYGNYWTWTFRAGWQGYLNSPGVAELAYVKTFFGSRRWYDLVPDQSHALVTDGYGTFATAGLVSANDYATAAKTPDGTLGICYLPTPRPITVDLTQMSGPVTARWFDATQGTYLGIAGSPFINTGLVTFTPPATNSGGDGDWVLVLETQPPEAQPPRVRLTAPVDQATVTGAITVAAVASDNVAVAGVRFKVDGTSLGMEQSLPPYTNVWDTAYATNGLHRLQAIARDTAGNLATNRVTVMVSNSLPAAPTDHLVAAYGFDEGTGTQVHDFSGNANVGTLSNATWTANGRFGSAITFAGNGWITVDDSSSLSPTNQLTLMGWMRPTVAPGTWATVLLKEASGTLSYMLQTDSADRPCFYVTTLETGLQGVVGGSPVPLNDWTHLAGTYDGSQLRLFVNGAEVAAQPLAASILSSAQPLRLGGNSIWGEHLIGDIDEVRIYNRALGGAEIQAAMQAPVAGTRWISLAAPAQDDIQNNGFQLVLTAATPGDYTIETSADLTNWQELVTVTCSNAPVEIIDLDSRSRSHQFYRAKAAW